The Toxorhynchites rutilus septentrionalis strain SRP chromosome 3, ASM2978413v1, whole genome shotgun sequence genome includes a region encoding these proteins:
- the LOC129775473 gene encoding ketohexokinase-like isoform X2: MANKRILCVGLCNLDIIQVCGSYPLEDSDQRSNRSIWQRGGNASNNCTVLSLLGAKCELLATFSDSEHFTFALRDLERHGIPIEKCAFHKGCEIPLSTVWINEATGSRTIVHSNLNLPEIKVEDFARCDLSRYSWVHFEGRRSASEIAKMIETVRIFNTSEDHERIRVSVDLEKPRNTNLLLIPNVDIIFLGKDFARFLGYDNSRDAVHGFKKSYPGKYTAICPWGSSGVSALDGDNKYYSCGVYPPAVIRDTLGAGDTFCAGCILQLNKQEPLQAAIEYGSKLAGLKIGDYGFDHLQQKLHQLV; the protein is encoded by the exons ATGGCCAATAAACGAATCCTGTGTGTCGGTCTGTGCAATCTGGACATCATTCAAGTGTGTGGGAGCTATCCTCTGGAAGATTCCGATCAGCG CTCTAATCGAAGTATCTGGCAAAGGGGTGGAAATGCCTCGAACAATTGCACGGTACTATCGTTGCTCGGTGCCAAATGTGAGCTGCTCGCAACGTTTAGCGATTCCGAACACTTTACATTCGCTCTCCGTGATCTCGAGCGACACGGCATTCCGATCGAAAAGTGTGCCTTCCACAAGGGGTGCGAAATTCCACTGTCCACCGTTTGGATCAATGAGGCTACGGGAAGTCGAACGATCGTTCACTCGAATCTGAACCTTCCTGAGATAAAAGTGGAAGATTTCGCGAGGTGCGATCTGTCGCGGTACAGCTGGGTTCATTTTGAG GGTAGAAGAAGTGCTTCAGAAATTGCAAAGATGATCGAAACAGTAAGAATATTCAACACCAGTGAAGACCATGAAAGAATCCGGGTTTCGGTAGATTTAGAGAAACCCCGTAATACCAACCTTTTGTTGATCCCGAATGTTGACATCATATTCCTCGGCAAAGACTTTGCACGTTTTCTAGGGTATGATAATTCTCGTGATGCCGTTCATGGCTTCAAGAAGTCCTATCCTGGCAA GTACACGGCGATTTGTCCGTGGGGTAGCTCTGGAGTAAGCGCTCTGGACGGGGATAACAAATACTACAGTTGCGGAGTTTATCCACCAGCTGTAATCAGAGACACTCTCGGAGCCGGAGACACATTCTGTGCTGGATGCATATTACAATTAAACAAACAAGAACCTCTCCAGGCAGCGATCGAGTATGGTTCAAAGCTCGCCGGCTTAAAAATCGGTGATTACGGCTTCGATCACCTGCAACAAAAACTACATCAATTAGTGTAG